Genomic window (Synergistaceae bacterium):
CTCGTCGTCCGTGAGCATCTCGAACTGCCCGCCGACCTTAAGCACAGCCGCGAGCCCGTCGGAGAAGTCCTTAGCTGTTACGCGCCTGTGAGCCTGACCGTTGCTGCTCCACGGGCACGGAAACTGCATGATTATGTGCTCGAGCGACTCATCACGGAAAAGTTCACGGAGCATGTAGCGCGCATCCGTGTTGAGGATGCGGAGGTTGGAGAGCCCCGCCGCCCGACGAGCGCACTTCAGGACGCAGGCCTGCGAGATCTCCACGCCGTAGAACATCACATCAGGGTGTGCCTCCGCGTACTGCACCGTGTATTCTCCGTTCCCAAAGCCTATCTCTAACTGCGTGTGTTCCGCCGTCTCGAGAGGAAGTGCAGGAGACGTGAGAATAACTCCGTACTGGGGCTTTGCGTTGGTTGTCGCAGCTAGAATGTCCATGTGAAGTCGGGCAGTCCTTCGGCGAGCACACGGGCTTTAACGTCCTGCATTATGCGTTCAAGGGCTTCCTGATTCCTGCCTTCGCACCTCACAACAACAACCGGCTGTGTGTTCGACGCGCGGATTAACCCCCAGCCGTCAGGGTAGAGTATCCTCACGCCGTCAATGTCGCTGGCTTCGTGTTCTGCCTTTGCCTTCGCCGCAATCTTCTCCACAATCTGGAACTTCGTCTCGTCCGGGCAGGCAACGCGGATTTCTTCCGTAGACGGGTAGAGCGGTATCGACATCATCAGCCGTGAAAGCGAAGTGTTTTCATCAGAGAGAATGCGCAGCAACCTTCCTGAGGCATAGAACGCATCATCGTGCCCGAAGAACTCATCAGCAAAGAACATGTGCCCCGAGTATTCGCCCGCAAAGAGTGAGCCCATCTCGCGCATCTTTGCTTTGATTACGGAGTGGCCGGACTTCCAGAAGAATGGTTTTCCTCCGAACTTTTCGGCTGTCTCGGGAAGAACCATGCTGCATTTCGGCTCGACGAGAACATCAGCTTTCGGGTGTTCACGGAGAATCTCGCGCCAGTACAACGCCATTAACCTGTCCCCGAAAATCACTTCTCCTTTGTCGTCAACAACTCCGATTCTGTCAGCGTCGCCGTCATACGCGAAGCCCACATCTGCTTTCTCTGCGCGCACTCTCTCTATTACGGCCTGGAGGTTTTCGCGCTTCTGCGGGTCAGGGTGATGGTTCGGGAAATGTCCGTCCGGCTCGTCGAACAGCGAAATCACTTCACAGCCCAGCATCTCGAAGTATCTTCGCGCCGTCGGGCCTGCCGCACCGTTGCCGGAGTCCACAACTACCTTGAACTTCCTGCTGAACGGAAGGATAAAGTGGGACACTAACATTTTCAGGTACTCATCATCAATGTGTGCCTGAGAGGTTTTGCCCTGCCCGTGCTCGAAGTTCCCGGACTCTGCTATCTGGCGGATCAGCTGGACTTCCTCGCCCCACAGCGTGCCGTGCCCGTAACACAGCTTCACTCCGTTCATGTCGCTCGGGTTGTGAGAGCCGGTAATCATTACGCCGCCGTCGAGCCCGAAGCGTATCAAGCTCCAGTATAGCATTGGTGTGGTAAGCAGTCCCACATCAATAACGTTGAGGCCTGTTGACGTTATGCCGTCGGTCATTGCGGCCTTGATGCGCGGGGTTGAGAGCCGGGCATCTCCTCCGATGGAGACGCTTCCTGTTACTCCGTTCCGAATCAGCCACGTACCGTATGCCTGGCCGATTGCCTTCACTGTTTCGTCCGCGAGGTCGGTATCGGCCGTGCCTCGTATGTCGTATTCACGGAAAATATATCTTGGTATGTTAGTCATAACAGCAAAAGAGGGAGCGTGTTTCAGCCCCCTCATACCTCCTTCAAAGATTGTTAAAGCATGTAGAGTGAAATTCCGTAGATTGCCAGAACCGCAACGATACCCTGAATCAGTGTTGCCATCGTCTGAGCCTTATACGCAGTGTTCAGATCCATATCACTGAACTGCGTAACAACCCAGAAGTACGAGTCGTTAGCGTGGGACACGACCATTGCGCCCGAACCTATAGCCAGCGTAGCGAGCACAGCACCCATCGGAGCACCGAGCCCCAGAGAACCGAGCATCGGAGCAATAATCTGCGCTGTGGTTACGATTGCGACAGTCGATGAGCCCTGCGCAGTCTTGAGTGCCGCCGCAATGATGAACGGCAGGAAGATTCCGAAGTTGTAGCTGGATAACGCCTCGCCGATGTAGTTTCCGACACCAGATGCCGCGATAACTGCACCGAGACCGCCGCCAGCCGCCGTAATCATTATGATGTTCGCGCCGTCTTTTACGCCTTCGCCTATCCAGCCGTTGGTTACTTCCTCAGTGAACGGAGCAAGGAAGAAGCACAGCACAACTCCGATTGACAGAGCAATAACAGGATTGCCCAAGAAGTTGCTGACGATGAAGAGGGTTGACTCTTTGCCGCCGATTTTCGCTAAGGTTGACGGGTAGCTGATGAACGAGCTGAACGCAATCAGGATTAACGGTATCAGGATGGGAGCAAACGACTTGAACGCTGAAGGAAGAGTCCCGTACTTGGCCTTCAGTTCCTCGTAGGACTCGCCGACTCCGTCCTGCTCGTCGAACGGCACGGGGAGCTTCGGCCCGGCGATTAACGCATAAACGTAGCCCGCAATCACCGACACGATGGAGACCACGATACCCCACATGATGACCATTCCCAGATCTGCATGAAGCTCATTCGCGGCGGCAATCGGGCCGGGTGTCGGAGGAACAAGAGTGTGTGTCGCGTAAAGTCCCGTCGACAGAGCAATAGCCATCACAGACAGCCTTACGTGCGAACGACGGGCTAATGACTTGTTGAGGGACGACAGGATTACGAAGCCGGAGTCGCAGAACACAGGGATTGAGACCACCCAGCCGATTAAGCTCATCGCGAGGGCAGGACGCTTTTCACCGACGACCTTGAGCACCGAGTCAGCCATCGTGAAAGCCGCGCCGGACTTCTCGAGCATTGCGCCGATGATAGTGCCGAGCAGGATTACGATGCCGATGCCCCTGCACGTCCCGCCGAAACCGTTAAGGATTGTGTCGAGGACTTTTGCGGGAGCCATCCCTACAGCAAGCCCCATAGCCAGAGCTACGGCGAACAGAGCAACGAACGGATGGAACTTCATCTTTGAGATGAGGAGCACCATCAGCACTATTGCAACGACAAGAATAACTACTAGCATAGAACCTTGTACCATTGCTATAAATTCTCCTTTCGGGAGTGAGATAGATTGTGAATGGATAAATGCTAGAATTATACCCTAATACTTATGCAAAGGCGTGTGAAGAATTAATGACTGAACGCGAGAAGATGATTCTCGGCGAACTGTACAACCCTGCTGATGATGAGCTGTACACCCTCAGGACGAAGGCACACCGTCTGTGCGCGGACTATAACCGACTGCACGACACTGACGAGGCGGCACGGTACTCCCTACTTCGCGAGCTCCTGCCAAACTGCACGTTCGACGACTACTTCTACCTTCAAGGGCCGATATACTTCGACTACGGAGTCAATACCTACATCGGCAAAGGCTTCTACGCAAACTTCAACTTCACGGTACTTGACGTGTGCCCGGTGAAGATAGGAGATAACGTCCTGATTGGCACGAATGTTTCCCTGCTCACGCCAACTCACCCGATGCGCTGGCAAGAGAGGAATCCGAGAATCATGGAGGACGGTTCGGCAGTGATGCTCGAGGCGGCCAAGCCCATAACGATCGGGAACAACTGCTGGATTGCGGGGAGCGTTACGGTAACCGGCGGTGTAACCATCGGGGACGGGTGCGTAATCGGTGCAGGAAGCGTAGTAACAAGGGATATTCCGGCGAACAGTTTTGCGGCAGGTGTACCATGCAGAGTGATCAGACAGATAGAGCAATAGACGGCGGAAACGCTCTCGGTGATGCGGATGTTCAGACGGTGCATTACTGGCTGTGCGCAGCCGGGCAGGGAGCGCATATGTGGGAGGATTTCCACGATCGCGGCGTGATAGGCATAGGCTGGCCGCAGCTCGGAGACCTCCGCAGCTACTCAAACAGGGAAGAGATGCGCGCAAAGCTCCGTGAAGTCTTCCCCGACAGCCCTTCTTCATTCAGGGATGTTTCGCTTTGTCTGTGGCAGTTCGTGCATGAACTGAAGCCGGGTGATGTTATCTTCGCAAAACGCGGACACTATGGAATTGTCGGCAGAGGAATCGTCAGAGGGGATTACGAGTTTGACAACAGCAAGAACGACGGCTATCCGAATATCCGCAAAGTGGAATGGACTCACACATGCGACAAGGAGACCGACGAGGGAAACCCGACGAAAACTCTGACCGACATCACCAACTACACTGGCAAGGTCAGAAATATAGCTTCACTTTTCGGCACGGATGACGGCGATGACGATGATGAAGACACCCCCGAGATAGACTATCCCGCGTACACGGAGGACGACTTCCTGCAGCAGGTGTACATCAGCAGAGAGGCTTACGGCACGCTGACAGGTTTACTGCACACCAAGAAGAACATCATCCTTCAGGGTGCTCCGGGCGTGGGCAAAACCTACCTCGCAAAACGTCTCGCGTATTCGATGATGGGCGTGAAGGACATTTCGCGCGTCATGATGATTCAGTTCCATCAGAGCTATTCCTACGAAGATTTCATTATGGGCTTCCGGCCGTCAGAGAAAGGCTTTGAGCTCAAGAAGGGAGTCTTCTACAACTTCTGCAAGAGGGCAGAGGATGACGGCGACAACGATTACTTCTTCATCATCGACGAGATAAACAGGGGAAACCTGAGCAAGATTTTCGGCGAACTGTTCATGCTCCTCGAGAGCGATAAGCGCGGCGAATACAACAAACTTCAGCTGCTCTACTCCGACGAGCTGTTCTTTGTGCCGGAGAACGTCTACATCATCGGCATGATGAACACTGCAGACCGAAGCCTCGCGTTGCTGGATTACGCGCTGAGGAGGCGTTTTGCGTTCTTCGACCTCAGGCCGGGCTTCTCGTCAGAGGGCTTCACCAAGTACAGGACATCGCTGAACAGCCCGAAGTTCGACGCACTGATACGCTGCGTTGAGGAGCTCAATGGGGCGATTGCGGAGGACGAATCGCTGGGCGAAGGCTTCTGCGTAGGGCACAGCTATTTCTGCGGCATAACTCCCGGAGAGCTTAGCGACGAAAGACTGTCAGGGATAGTTGAGTACGAGATTATTCCTCTGCTGCGTGAATACTGGTTCGACGATCCGCGCAAGGTTGAGGAGTGGAGCGGCAGGCTGAGGGATGCTCTGAAGTGGTAAAGGTACAGAACATCTACTACATGCTGGCTTATGCCTTCAGCGTCCTTAACGAGCAGGGCTTCAAGAATCTTGGTGCTGAGGAGTTCGGGAACACGGCGGAACTTTTTGCGGCCATTCTTGCGCGTGGAATAAGCTCGCAGATAAAGCGGGGTCTTGGCCGGGAGTACCTTCCTGACACGGAAGCGTTGTCGACGCTGCGCGGGAAGATTGACGTGTCGGCCTCAGTGAAGACGCGTTCGGTTCTGCGGCGGCAAATGGTCTGCACGTACGATGATTTCTCCGTGAACTCCTGCATGAACAGAGTCATCAAGTCCGTTGCGGTTATGCTGATGAAGGCGGACATTTCGCGCTCGAGGAAGAAGGAACTTCGCGGGCTTCTGCAGTTCTTCAGCGGAGTGGAGCTCGTGAATCTGCGGACGGTGGACTGGAACTTCCGCTACAACAGGAACAACCAGACCTACAGGATGATGCTTGCGGTGTGCTACCTGACGGTCAATGGGCTTCTGCAGACACAGTCGGACGGGACGATGAGGATGATGGATTTTCTCGATGAACGCAATCTGCCGGGTCTCTACGAGAAGTTTATTCTGGAGTATTTCCGCAAAGAGTTTCCGCAGCTTCGGCCAAGTTCTCCGCACGTAGAGTGGCAGGTTGACGATGATTTCAGGGACATGCTCCCGATTATGCGGACGGACGTAACGCTGACACACGGGGACAAGATGCTCATCATCGACGCTAAATGCTATTCACACGCGACTGCGATGAACTTCGGGACACGCAAGTTCCATTCCGGCAACCTTTACCAGATATTCACCTACGTCAAGAACGCCGCACTGTCCGCTGCTTCTCACGAAGTCTCGGGAATGCTCCTGTACGCCAAGACCGACGAGGAAGGTATTTCTCCGCACGAATACAGCATGAGCGGCAGCAGAATCAGCGTGCGTACTCTGGATTTGAGCGGGGACTTCGAGATGATTCGCGAGCAGCTCAACGACATAGCAGAAAAGTTACTGTGCTAAAAAACGACCTCCCCCGTTAGCGAGGGAGGCTACGCTTCACACTTTCAGGAACTCCGGCAAGACTGTTTCAAGCTCGCTGAACGAGTATTCTCCTGCCGGTTTCCCTTCCCTGAACAGCACAGCTCCTCCCGGCGTACCGGCAATCCCGAACTGTGCATGTCTCGCTTCCTTAGGGCCGTTGACCTCGCACCCCATAACCGCAACCGAAGTCCCGTCAGGAAGATTCGCCAATAACGGTTCAACGATTTTCACGAGCCTCATGACATCAGCGCGCCGTCTTCCGCACGTCGGGCAGGAAATGAGGTTCACGCCCCTTGTCCGAAGCTCTAAGGCCTTCAGAATCTCGTAGCCCACGCGCACCTCACGTTCAGGTTCGTCGGTGAGGGAGACTCTCAGAGTGTCGCCGATGCCCTTCATCAGCAGAGCAGAGATACACGCACTGCCCTTGACGATTCCGCCGTCGCCCGGCCCTGCCTCAGTAAGGCCGATGTGCATGGGAAATTCAGGATACTTCTCCGCGATGAGCTCGTTTGCTCGGACGCACTCGGGAACGCTCGACGACTTGGCCGAAAGAATCATGTCAGTGAAGCCCGAACGCAGCAGAAGCTCCGCCTGTTCGCACACAGCAAGGAACAGCGCGCGCGGTCTGTCTCCTCCGGCTTGGGCTAACTGCATTCCCGAGATGCTGCCTCCGTTCGCGCCGATCCTGATTACTACACCGAGATTCTTTGCGGTCGTGATTACGTCGTTGAGGCGGTCAAGCGGCATGTTGCCGGGATTAATGCGGATTGCTCGGCATCCGGCCTCCATCGCCAGAATCGCCAGCGCGGGGTCAAAGTGTATGTCCGCCATTATTGTAAGCTTCGTGTGTTCGACGAGATGCTTCAAGTCATCCGCAAACTTCTTGTCCGGCAAGGCAGCTCTAGCCATCTCGCACCCGCAGGCAAGAAGCCTCTCGCACTGCGCCGTGCATTCATCGCGCTTATCCAGAGAAACCTTCAACATGCTCTCTACTCTCACGGGAGCATCGCCGCCTATTGTCAGGCCGTTAATCGTAACTTGTCGTTTGCTGTTCATGGCGTTAGTGTGTCAGGAAAATGTTGTAGACATCTTTGCAGGTGATGAGAATCATGAGTGAGATTAACACCACAAAACCCGCCGTGTGAATCCATTCCTCTATCTTCTCGGGAAGCCTTCTGCGCGTGATGATTTCTAGGAGCGTGAAGAGAATCCTTCCGCCGTCGAGGGCAGGTATCGGGAAGAGGTTAAGTATTCCGAGATTGAGGGCGATGATGGCTATGAACGTCAGGAAGTCCCAGAAGCCGGAGCGCATGGCTTTGCCGGACATCGAGGCGATTCCCACAGGCCCGGTAACTTCAGCTTCCTGCCGGCCAAGAACGAACTCGGCGATTCCCTGAAGCATCATCCTGCTCATCCTGTAGGTGTAAGAGAGCGAAGACCTGCAGGCCTGAAGGAACGTGTATCGCGTCAACGACGGCGAAACTCCCAGCATAGGACGGCCGTACTCCTCGTTGTTGGGGACGTTGACGGTGAGTGTGATAGTTTCTTCTCCGCGACGGACTGTCAAGGTGAGTTCGGGGGACTTCGCGCCTTCCGTGCGGATGAGCTCGGACATCTCGCGCCACTTGGCCGCGTTGTGGCCGTTGACCGCGAGGACTTCGTCTCCGACCTTGAGGCCTGCCTGTTCGCTGGGGAAGCCGGGCATGATTTCACCGATGCGCGTGCTGTTCATGTCAAGGATGCCGTTTCCCCAGAGGAATAACGCCATCAGCACCACAGCAAGCAGAATGTTGAATGCCGAACCGTTGAGGAGAATCAGAAACCTCTTCCACGCGGGCTGTTCGTTGAAGCCCATTCCGGGAATGACGTTCTCGCCGTCTTCTTCCTCGTTCATTCCCGCGAGACGGCAGAAACCTCCGACGGGGAAAATTCTCAGCGACCACAGCATGTTCTTACGGTCTTTGCGCTGAAGAATTGCCGGCCCCATCCCGAATGCGAACTCGTGAACCTGAACGCCGAGAAGACGGGCGGTGATGTAGTGGCCGTACTCATGAACTACGACGCAGACGGCTATGACTATGACGAATGCTATTAACGATAACATGTACTTTCCTCCTGCTAAATATGTTTCCTGTATGCTCCCTTGAACCTCTCTAGTGCCTCATGAATATATCTTGTCGGACAAGCAATGTTCCACCTCTCGAACCCCTCGCCAGCCTTCCCGAACACATACCCTTCGTCGAAGAACAGGCGCGCTTCCTCGTGGTTAATCCTCTCAACCTCCCGGAAGTCCAGCCCGAAGCCGTTGAGGTTCAGCCACAGAAGATACGTCCCCTCAAGCTCGCACACCTTCACCTGCGGAAACTCACGCGCCATGAACTCAGCGATGATTCCTCTGTTCGCGTCGATGACCTTCAGGCACTCGTCGAGCCATTCACCGCACTCCCTGTACGCTGCCTCAGCAGCACGGTAACCCAGAATGTTGCACTTCGGGTTAGGGTTGTGGAGCTTCAGAGCCGCAAAGTACCTCGCGCGTAGTTCTGCGTTTGGGATGAAGACGCTTGATGTCTGGAGGCCAGCAATGTTGAAGGTCTTGCTCGGAGCTGTGCACACAATGCAGTTGTTCGCGGCTTCTTCGCTGATTGACGCAAAGACCGTGTGGACTTGGCCGGGCATCAGCAAATCACAGTGTATCTCGTCGGAGAGAACAAGCACGCCGTGTTTCAGGCATATTTCCGCGATGCGCTCGAGTTCCTTGCGCGTCCAGACTCTGCCGACGGGGTTATGAGGACTGCACAGAAGAAACATCTTTGTGTTCGGGTCAGAAGCCTTGCGCTCGAAGTCCTCAAAGTCTATCTCGTAGCGCGTTCCCGTGTAAATCATCGGCGACTCGACGAGCGTCCGCCTGTTATCCCTCACCGCCATGTACATCGGGTGATAAACTGGAGTCGTCAGCATCACGCCGTCGCCTTCCTTCGTGTACACTCTCACGGCCTCAAAGAACGCGTCTACTATCCCGTGAGTGCTCAGCATCCATTCAGGACGTGCCTCCCAGTTGTGGCGTGAAGATAACCACCCGCACACTGCCTCAAGGTATCCGTCCGTAGGGTTGGCGTAACCCATTATCGAGGTGTCCAGCTCGCGCTTGAGGGCTTCGACAATCTCCGGCGCGGTAACGAACTCCATATCTGCTACGGAGAACGGTATTATGTCCTCTGACTCCTTTACGCCGTACTTCGTGAGCGTGTCCCATTTGCCCGAGCCGGTGTGAAAACGTTTATGTGTTGTCGTGAAATCGTAAGCCATTGATGATATTCCTCCTTGATGTCAAGATTGTAGCATAGCCCGCAGGGCATTCATCACCGCAAGCACCATCACTCCGACATCCGCGAAGACTGCCGCCCACATTCCGGCCATTCCGAGAGCTCCGAGCACCATGCACAGAACCTTCACGCCGACCGTGAACGCTATGTTCTCTCTGACGATGCGCATACATTTCCGCGAAATCCTGACCGCCTCCGCAACCTTCAGCGGGTCATCGTTCATGAGCACGACATCAGCCGCCTCAATCGCCGCATCACTCCCCAGAGCTCCCATCGCAACACCGACACCAGCCCGCGCAAGAACAGGAGCATCATTAATCCCGTCGCCGACAAACACGACATCGTTCCCCATAGCTTCGACGTGTGCTACTTTGTCCGCAGGAAGCAGCTCCGCATAAACCTCGTCAATCCCTACAGCCGAACCTGCTGCCTCAGCACTCGCCTTCGTGTCGCCGGTCAGCATTGCGATTCGCGTGATGCCCTCTGCCCTGAGTGCGTTCACAGCTTCGCGCGAGGAATCTTTCACAACGTCGGAGATTACCACGTGCCCGGCGTAGACCCCGTCAATCGCGACATGAATTACAGTCCCTGAAGACCTCGAGCACGGATGCCACTCTGCACCGGCTTTCTCCATCAGCTTCGAGTTCCCGACGCAGACAGTCTCGCCGTTCACGCGCGCACGTACTCCTAAGCCCGCAAGCTCTTCTGCCTCCTCAACGACGCACGAGTCCGACTCGTTCGGGTAAGCACGTCTCAGAGCATCCGCCGCAGGGTGAACCGAGTACCTCTCCACGTGTGCCGCCAAGTGCAGGAGTTCTTCTTCGCTCCTGATGTCCGGGTGGACAGCAACAACCTCGAACACCCCGCGCGTCAGCGTCCCCGTCTTGTCGAACACTACGCATGAAGTCTTAGCCAGCCCCTCGAGGAAGTTTGAGCCCTTCACGAGAATCCCCGCTCTTCCTGCTCCGCCGAGTGCCGCGAAGAACGTCAGAGGAATCCCTATCACCAGAGCACACGGGCACGAAATCACGAGGAACGTCAATGCCCTGTACAGCCACAGCGTGAAGTCCTTAGGGCTGAAGAGTGAGGGCACGATTACGAGCAGCAGGGCAGACGCGCACACAGCAGGAGTGTAGACTTTGGCGAAACGCGTGATGAAGTTCTCGGCCTTAGCTTTGCGGGACTCTGCGTTCTCCACGAGGTCAAGTATCTTCGAGACAGCGGAGTCCTGAAAGTCTCTCGTTGTCCGTACCCTTAGAACGCCGGTCATGTTCACACAGCCGCTCAAGACTTCGTCGCCCTCTGCTTTGTCGACAGGGACGCTCTCTCCCGTTAATGCCCGCGCGTCAACCGCAGAATGTCCCTCAACTATCACACCGTCAATCGGAATCTTCTCGCCAGGCTTCACCAGAATTACGCTTCCCGCCGGAACATCTTTAGGCTCAGCGCGTTCAACGCGGCCTTCATGCTCGACGTTCGCGTAGTCGGGGCGTATGTCCATCAGTGCGGTGATGCTCTTCCTGCTCCTGTCAGAAGCGTAGTCCTGGAAGAGTTCGCCGGTCTGGTAGAGTATCATTACTGCGCAGGCTTCAAGGTATTCGCCGAGCACAAGCGCGCCTATCGTAGCGATCGCCATCAGGAAGCATTCGTCGAAGATTTCGCGCTTGCGTATGCCCTCCAGAGCCTCGAGCAGAACGTCATACCCCGCGATAACGTACGCACTCAGGAACAGGTACAGCTTCCACTGCGGAAAAAGCAAGCCGCAGGCCAAGACCACGCACGCCGCAATGATTCTGAGCAGCTTGCTCGCATGTTCATTCATGAATATTCCCTCCCTAAAACAAGAGAAGCCCCCTGAACTTCAGAGAGCTTCCCGCAAAATACGACTTGTTACTTGACACCAGAAAAGTCGTTGACCCTGTGCTGGAGGATGAACACATCTCCCGTGCTCGGAATTGTGCGTGCGCCTTCGGTATCGACATCCTTGCTGACACCTGAAAAGACTATCGACATCAAGGTATTTCCGTCGCTGTCCTGGATGACTATCGGAGACCTTACGCCGTAGGAATCTGTGGTATCGTCTGTGGTGGTGTTGCTGTCCTCTTGCTCTTCGTCGCCGTCTTCATCGGGGTCTTGTCCGACACCGTCGCCGCCTGCACCGCCGTTCTGCGTGCCGGCCTGGCTCCAGTTGTACGTCGCGCTGTCGGAGATGTACGTTCCGTTCTCCGCGTCGATTCCTGCCTCGCCCGCTGAGTTCTCCTTCTGGCTGCCCGCAGAGATGTTCAGTGTTCCGCCGTTTATTGCAACCCAGCCGTTGGAGTCGATGCCGTCGCCGCCTGTCGAGCTCACCGTCAGAGTTCCGCTGTCCATCGTGAACACAGACACGTAATCTTCATTCACGTTGATGCCGTCATCAGGTGCTGTAACGCTGATAACTCCGCCGTCAATCAGCAGGTGCATCTCCGAGTCGAGCCCCTCGCAGGTTGTTGACGTGATTGTGAGCTTGCCCGTGCCTGCCGTGCCTCCGCCGATGACCATAGTCCTGCGCGAGTGGAATGCTCCGTCGAGCTTGTACATCTTCTCCTGGGCCGAGATGTTGCTCCCGATCTGGCTTGCATCGTACTTCGGAAGATCTGTGTCATCGTCGAGTTTCGGGCAAAGCTCAAGCAGCCTGTAGGTGTTCGCGCCGGTGAAGGTATTGGTTGTTCCGTCAGCGATGCTCACGATTGCACCGACATCGTAATACCCGTCTGTGCTGAGCATCTTTGCGCTGAGATTCTTCCAGAGGTCATTGGCCGCGAGCGTCGTCTGGTCGTCATAGCCGTTGTCTTCCG
Coding sequences:
- a CDS encoding phosphomannomutase/phosphoglucomutase; this encodes MTNIPRYIFREYDIRGTADTDLADETVKAIGQAYGTWLIRNGVTGSVSIGGDARLSTPRIKAAMTDGITSTGLNVIDVGLLTTPMLYWSLIRFGLDGGVMITGSHNPSDMNGVKLCYGHGTLWGEEVQLIRQIAESGNFEHGQGKTSQAHIDDEYLKMLVSHFILPFSRKFKVVVDSGNGAAGPTARRYFEMLGCEVISLFDEPDGHFPNHHPDPQKRENLQAVIERVRAEKADVGFAYDGDADRIGVVDDKGEVIFGDRLMALYWREILREHPKADVLVEPKCSMVLPETAEKFGGKPFFWKSGHSVIKAKMREMGSLFAGEYSGHMFFADEFFGHDDAFYASGRLLRILSDENTSLSRLMMSIPLYPSTEEIRVACPDETKFQIVEKIAAKAKAEHEASDIDGVRILYPDGWGLIRASNTQPVVVVRCEGRNQEALERIMQDVKARVLAEGLPDFTWTF
- a CDS encoding pyridoxal phosphate-dependent aminotransferase, giving the protein MAYDFTTTHKRFHTGSGKWDTLTKYGVKESEDIIPFSVADMEFVTAPEIVEALKRELDTSIMGYANPTDGYLEAVCGWLSSRHNWEARPEWMLSTHGIVDAFFEAVRVYTKEGDGVMLTTPVYHPMYMAVRDNRRTLVESPMIYTGTRYEIDFEDFERKASDPNTKMFLLCSPHNPVGRVWTRKELERIAEICLKHGVLVLSDEIHCDLLMPGQVHTVFASISEEAANNCIVCTAPSKTFNIAGLQTSSVFIPNAELRARYFAALKLHNPNPKCNILGYRAAEAAYRECGEWLDECLKVIDANRGIIAEFMAREFPQVKVCELEGTYLLWLNLNGFGLDFREVERINHEEARLFFDEGYVFGKAGEGFERWNIACPTRYIHEALERFKGAYRKHI
- the rseP gene encoding RIP metalloprotease RseP; the protein is MLSLIAFVIVIAVCVVVHEYGHYITARLLGVQVHEFAFGMGPAILQRKDRKNMLWSLRIFPVGGFCRLAGMNEEEDGENVIPGMGFNEQPAWKRFLILLNGSAFNILLAVVLMALFLWGNGILDMNSTRIGEIMPGFPSEQAGLKVGDEVLAVNGHNAAKWREMSELIRTEGAKSPELTLTVRRGEETITLTVNVPNNEEYGRPMLGVSPSLTRYTFLQACRSSLSYTYRMSRMMLQGIAEFVLGRQEAEVTGPVGIASMSGKAMRSGFWDFLTFIAIIALNLGILNLFPIPALDGGRILFTLLEIITRRRLPEKIEEWIHTAGFVVLISLMILITCKDVYNIFLTH
- a CDS encoding sugar O-acetyltransferase; the encoded protein is MTEREKMILGELYNPADDELYTLRTKAHRLCADYNRLHDTDEAARYSLLRELLPNCTFDDYFYLQGPIYFDYGVNTYIGKGFYANFNFTVLDVCPVKIGDNVLIGTNVSLLTPTHPMRWQERNPRIMEDGSAVMLEAAKPITIGNNCWIAGSVTVTGGVTIGDGCVIGAGSVVTRDIPANSFAAGVPCRVIRQIEQ
- a CDS encoding AAA family ATPase, which encodes MQSDQTDRAIDGGNALGDADVQTVHYWLCAAGQGAHMWEDFHDRGVIGIGWPQLGDLRSYSNREEMRAKLREVFPDSPSSFRDVSLCLWQFVHELKPGDVIFAKRGHYGIVGRGIVRGDYEFDNSKNDGYPNIRKVEWTHTCDKETDEGNPTKTLTDITNYTGKVRNIASLFGTDDGDDDDEDTPEIDYPAYTEDDFLQQVYISREAYGTLTGLLHTKKNIILQGAPGVGKTYLAKRLAYSMMGVKDISRVMMIQFHQSYSYEDFIMGFRPSEKGFELKKGVFYNFCKRAEDDGDNDYFFIIDEINRGNLSKIFGELFMLLESDKRGEYNKLQLLYSDELFFVPENVYIIGMMNTADRSLALLDYALRRRFAFFDLRPGFSSEGFTKYRTSLNSPKFDALIRCVEELNGAIAEDESLGEGFCVGHSYFCGITPGELSDERLSGIVEYEIIPLLREYWFDDPRKVEEWSGRLRDALKW
- the mcrC gene encoding 5-methylcytosine-specific restriction endonuclease system specificity protein McrC translates to MVKVQNIYYMLAYAFSVLNEQGFKNLGAEEFGNTAELFAAILARGISSQIKRGLGREYLPDTEALSTLRGKIDVSASVKTRSVLRRQMVCTYDDFSVNSCMNRVIKSVAVMLMKADISRSRKKELRGLLQFFSGVELVNLRTVDWNFRYNRNNQTYRMMLAVCYLTVNGLLQTQSDGTMRMMDFLDERNLPGLYEKFILEYFRKEFPQLRPSSPHVEWQVDDDFRDMLPIMRTDVTLTHGDKMLIIDAKCYSHATAMNFGTRKFHSGNLYQIFTYVKNAALSAASHEVSGMLLYAKTDEEGISPHEYSMSGSRISVRTLDLSGDFEMIREQLNDIAEKLLC
- the ispG gene encoding (E)-4-hydroxy-3-methylbut-2-enyl-diphosphate synthase codes for the protein MNSKRQVTINGLTIGGDAPVRVESMLKVSLDKRDECTAQCERLLACGCEMARAALPDKKFADDLKHLVEHTKLTIMADIHFDPALAILAMEAGCRAIRINPGNMPLDRLNDVITTAKNLGVVIRIGANGGSISGMQLAQAGGDRPRALFLAVCEQAELLLRSGFTDMILSAKSSSVPECVRANELIAEKYPEFPMHIGLTEAGPGDGGIVKGSACISALLMKGIGDTLRVSLTDEPEREVRVGYEILKALELRTRGVNLISCPTCGRRRADVMRLVKIVEPLLANLPDGTSVAVMGCEVNGPKEARHAQFGIAGTPGGAVLFREGKPAGEYSFSELETVLPEFLKV
- a CDS encoding GntP family permease, translated to MVQGSMLVVILVVAIVLMVLLISKMKFHPFVALFAVALAMGLAVGMAPAKVLDTILNGFGGTCRGIGIVILLGTIIGAMLEKSGAAFTMADSVLKVVGEKRPALAMSLIGWVVSIPVFCDSGFVILSSLNKSLARRSHVRLSVMAIALSTGLYATHTLVPPTPGPIAAANELHADLGMVIMWGIVVSIVSVIAGYVYALIAGPKLPVPFDEQDGVGESYEELKAKYGTLPSAFKSFAPILIPLILIAFSSFISYPSTLAKIGGKESTLFIVSNFLGNPVIALSIGVVLCFFLAPFTEEVTNGWIGEGVKDGANIIMITAAGGGLGAVIAASGVGNYIGEALSSYNFGIFLPFIIAAALKTAQGSSTVAIVTTAQIIAPMLGSLGLGAPMGAVLATLAIGSGAMVVSHANDSYFWVVTQFSDMDLNTAYKAQTMATLIQGIVAVLAIYGISLYML